ATGTTCTCATCCTGTTTTTcgtcctgaattcctttcagggtgcaCCGTCAgtcagcaactgcagtggctaatgacttgatcCTTGTAGAGCTGCATGGTGGGCAACGTTGCTTTACACTTGCATATCATGACCTTTAAAATGTGACTGCCCAGTCACTGTCTATTGGACAAGGGTATCCATAAATGGTACTCAGCTTCTCTAATGCCCTTATGGTGGCAGCCTGCTTTGCATGGCAACAGGGGAAAGCTTGAGTTAAGCCAGACCTGGTGGGCTCCTGGTACAGGAACAGTGGGCAGAacgtacattccaaggacaggggaggaggTTAGGAGCCTCTGATTGCCTGGGTCCAGTCTGAAGGACAACTGGCGGTCACATCCTCTTGATGGCCTCCTCCAAAAGGTGGGCTCCACCTCCCACCAAGATTTGTAAGTTGGAGGATTCCCCAAACATAGGGGGCTCGGATGCTAAACACTTTAAACTTTAGATGAATTACAAAAGTCCACAATTATCCATTTTCATGATCTACGATACTATTTATATGCTGTCAACTCCTATTAAGCCAAGACTTCTCCTTGGAACTCTCATCTCACATATTCAGCTGCCCATTTGGCATTTCACCTGGCATCTCAGAAACACACAAGCATTTCAAACATTAACAGGCCCCAACTGAACTTTGGATACACTCCCCCCCACTGCTCCCGTGTACCCCCATCCATCCAGTTGCTTAAGTAAGAAATCTAGGAGTCATTCTtgattcctccctccccttcatcCTCATATGCAGACATAACAGAAAGTTCTGCAGAATCTACCTGCAAAACATGCCTTTAATCCATGTGTTCCAGGAATGCTCGTCAGATTTCCCTTTTGGAACCTGAAGCCCTTAACAGCCTTCACCTGATGTCGTCCTCGCTCTCGAGAAACAAAGGGTATCAGAAAATCATGGCTGCTTTATTGCACCAAGCACATCATGTCAGGATTTTTATACctttcttagaaaataattttcagttgTTGTGACAAATGTAATGCTTAAAAACAGGCCCGTGAACAATCCCTTCAAAACTGTGTTTACTTGGTATTTAATATTGCAAAGAACAATGGGGCCTGCCCATTAAACCTGCCTCAAATGAAGAACAGCTAGCCTGGCACCTGGGTTTGTCCCAGGAGCAACTTGAAAAATCCCCTTCCTTTACTGTCCTCCCATTTTGACATAACCAGCTGCAGCAAAACCCTGTGTCCACTCCTGCTTCCCACAACCCCACAAGAAAAAGGATGGGATCTGGATCCACTGAGATGCATGAAAGGAGAAGATCCCCTAAGAGGACTGAAATTAATGTGATACCCAAACACTGTGTTACGCTGTTTCAGGTGAAGATGTCTGAAGGTCTCTGAGTCCTGAAACCCGTTATGGGTTGAAATTGTGCAAactgcagccccccacccccactgcccccaAGAAATTCACACGTTGAAATCCCAGCCCCTGGTACCTTAGAATGTAAccatatttggaaataagatctTCAAAGAAGTGAGTTAAAATGATGTCTTTAgggtggccctaatccaatatgactggtgtccttataagaagtggACATCTGGACACAGATacgcacacagaggaaagactatgtgaggacacagcaagaagctgCCACCTGTAAGCCAAGGAGAcgggcctcagaagaaatcaaacctGGGCATTCCctgtcggtccagtggttaggacttggcgctttcactgttgcggcccgggttcaattcctggtcagggagctaggatcccacaagctgccaggtgtggccaaattaaaaaataatagtttttttaaaaataagaagaaaccaaacctgctgtcaccttgatcttggactgaaTAAAtgactgttgttgttttaagctaccaagttttggagtggtttgttagGTAGCAATAGATAACCGGTAAATCCGGATTACTCTCCTCCCTGCTCCAATCCACTTCTCATTCCTCAGGGCTCAGCTTCAATGTCAGGTCCCTGATCGCTCGAGCTAGGGAGCCCGTTTTGTCTAACTGCCTGGACTTTTCTTTCatacttttctcattttgtaaGCACTTACTGATTTCTTTCCCTAGTTTTAAAAAACTCAAGTCTTGACCTATTAATGGGTCataaagtcaatttttaaaagaaataaaattgaatataaaatatCAGATAAGTAGTAAAGGATATGCATCGTACTGTGAAACTTGTTAGGTATAGGCAACATATGTGTGTGCTGGTAcacaatataaaatacattttttactccagtttttaaaagtttgaaaccaCTACTCTAAACTTTCAGTTCTTAAGCTCAGTGAGCATGTCGCTTTTACTCACCATGAACATCCAACAACTAGCAAAggacctggcacagaggaggcactcaataaacatgtaGGAACTACTGTAGAAGTAAGAGGAGTATGTGAGTGAACCGTAGAGACAGGAAATGGTTGGCAGTAGTGGTACCCTCTGAAGAAGTTTGGCAAATGAAGTGATGGAGATAAACAGAGTAAAGCCTTGAGCAGGAGTCTTCGGGAAAGGGGAGACATGAGCATGTCTATTCACTAAGGCTAAAGATCCAGTAAAAGTCGAGAGAGAGTTAGGCAAGATAAAGGAGATAAATAACTGACAGTACGATACAAAGCACAAACAGGCTAGAAAGGAAAAAGCCACAAGCCAATTCTCAAGCCAATTCTTTGAGATTGAATGGAATGAGAAAAGCTGAAGTAGAGAACATGGGGGCACTGAAGGAGCTCATTTCTGAAAGCCTCCACTCTCAAATTATAAATCAAGGTTTGCGACCAGATTAAGAGTAATGGAATTCTGAGCTTAGGAAGAGTGGGAACATTTACGAATAAGGCCTCTGAAGAATGAGGGGGAGACGACGGGTGAGTCGAATCTGGCaccaacagaacaaagaaatacAAGTTGAAAACTATAGGTTATGTGAATTTTCTTCTAGCATTGCCTGCCATCTGGGTATAGGAGTAGAAATcaattgttggaaaaaaaaaagtgtggctaTCATAGGTcaagagaaacaaatgagaatgctGGTAAGAAATGGAGTTAAAGCAAGAGACTGAGGAAAAGTTATTGGCTTAGAAAAGTGCAATAAGCTTGATTTAATGGGAGAGGATGGAAGGATAAGGAAACAACGAAATGGGAGAATTTTCGAGTTTAAGGTATCAGAGGTGGCAAGAAGCTGGGGTTATATTCCTCAGCGGTAAGAAAGAGAACTAACTCTGAGGTCAGAGTGTCCCATATGGTATACAACCCCAAGATGGTAACAGAGGAAGAAGGTGAAATACAAATGCAGCCAGGTATTAAAATCAATAAAGACAGAGAGTATCTTAGAGGTCAATGGAAAATACGGACTAGGATAGGTGATAGACAATTTCAAATAGGGAGAAGTTACTGAAGGAGActagatcttttttattttaagagccAAACAATGTACTGTGAACATTTTTAATTCTCTCATTGAAACTGTCAGTATTAAGAAATTTACTTGGAATCACATTATTCCCTTAATTTTTTCACAGAGCATATCCCATTTACTGTGTAGTTCATCATCTTCTGGACATGTTCTACGTAATATACTTGTAAGCATAGTCGTTTCAATTGGGCAAAATTTACTACCCCTAAAACCTGAATTGAACTTGTCACGTATTTCCAGCGGCAACCAATGGTCAGGTGCTTCAATATTACAGATTTCAATtcttccattctttatgtctatgAATACTTTAATTTCCAAGTGTGAGTGTCCATATAACACATTGAAGGAAGTGTTTACACTGAACTTTGGAGTTTTGCCATATATCCACTCCCAGGTCTGTAGTTCTTTGGCTATGCTGTTTATTCCAGGAAACAGTGCCTCATCTGTTGGGTTTATTAGGTGAATGTGATTGTCGATTTGATGAGCTGTAGCATACTCTGTGGCAACAGCATTTATCACTACTTCACAGGTCAGAGTGGGGTCTTTTTCCATAAGATTTTTTACTAAGGCAGGTGTGCTCGCAGTGGCATTGCTCCTGATCCCTTGGTAAGGGCTCTTCAGCAAAGAGGACAGGAAGGTCCCATCAGTGCTGCATAGCAGAGTGCAGTGGTGATAAGCAGCGGTCTGGCCAATCTTGGAAGCTGTTCCTGAGATTTTAAACTGTCCATCGAGGAGGAGGTCAAACCTTTTGGTAGCCCGCACATCCAGCTGCGGCTGGACAGCCTTCAGAGCTTTAACAACTAATTTTAGATTTTCCATCCTATCGTACGTTTTTTTGGTTGTAAAAAAAGTCAAGTTGATGTTACCCATATCATGGTAGACTGTTcctcctccacttctcctccgCGCTAGTTTTACGCCACCTTCTCTCATCAGGCTCAGGTTACATTCCTGCCAAGGGTTCTGATGCCGACCCATTACAACAGAGGGAGAATTCCTCCAAAAGAAAAGAAGCGGCTTGGCTTCTAGACTCATATGGTTATGGATCCAGTCTTCTACAGCCAGGTTTTGGTAAACGTCATTGGAAACTGACTGTAAAATGAGCCCACTTTTAACTGTGTCTTTAAAACCAGCTGCTGGGACCTTGAGGTTACAAAGTAACTGGAAGCAATTCTTCATTGAAAATGGGATCagcatgcttttaaaaatggaagacaaACAAATTAATGActgagaagaagaaaattaagttCTAGTTTGTAGCTATCGGTTCTTGGTTACTTAATCCAAACTTATTTAAGTATCCAGCCTGGTTGCTCTTCTTGCCTTTTAGCCTCTTATCATTAGTCTTTCGCAAAAACTGTACAACGGAGCactcaaaggaaataaatgaggCAAACCTCAAATTGTTTTAGTTGAAATGGAATGAGGGCAcagatttttcaaataataaagcTGAAAATACATTATGTAATATATCTCAAAGACAAATTAATTTGAATTCACAGGTAATACACattatttgagaaaaatgagaaaatacagacaagcaaaaagagcaaaataaatgaaaccataaCATGACCACCCGGAGATAATCCCAATTAACACTTTAGCATGTACCCATTTTTTTATGTGCatgtttaaaatacacacacccaCTTTTCCCCACAAAAAGTGGAAACATACTCTTATTTCTTTCatgttaaa
This DNA window, taken from Kogia breviceps isolate mKogBre1 chromosome 11, mKogBre1 haplotype 1, whole genome shotgun sequence, encodes the following:
- the LIPT1 gene encoding lipoyl amidotransferase LIPT1, mitochondrial, with the translated sequence MLIPFSMKNCFQLLCNLKVPAAGFKDTVKSGLILQSVSNDVYQNLAVEDWIHNHMSLEAKPLLFFWRNSPSVVMGRHQNPWQECNLSLMREGGVKLARRRSGGGTVYHDMGNINLTFFTTKKTYDRMENLKLVVKALKAVQPQLDVRATKRFDLLLDGQFKISGTASKIGQTAAYHHCTLLCSTDGTFLSSLLKSPYQGIRSNATASTPALVKNLMEKDPTLTCEVVINAVATEYATAHQIDNHIHLINPTDEALFPGINSIAKELQTWEWIYGKTPKFSVNTSFNVLYGHSHLEIKVFIDIKNGRIEICNIEAPDHWLPLEIRDKFNSGFRGSKFCPIETTMLTSILRRTCPEDDELHSKWDMLCEKIKGIM